Proteins found in one Lycium ferocissimum isolate CSIRO_LF1 chromosome 6, AGI_CSIRO_Lferr_CH_V1, whole genome shotgun sequence genomic segment:
- the LOC132059019 gene encoding ubiquitin C-terminal hydrolase 12-like, with amino-acid sequence MPFTQFKEEVAKAFGIPVQFQRYWLWAKRQNHTYRPDRALTAQEEIQSVGELREVSNKWNSAELKLFLEVELCLDLRPLAPPGKPKEEILLFFKLYDPLKENIRYVGRLFVKGSGKPLEILAKLNELAGYSCDEEIELFEEITFEPNVMCEHINKNLTFRGCQLEDGDIICFQKSLRKQGNELYRFPEVPSFLEYVHNRQVVRFRSLEKSTEDEFSLELSKQNNYDEVVECLARHLPLDDPSKVRLTSHNCYSQQPKPQPISYRGVDRLTEMLSQHNQTSDILYYEVLDIPLPELQGLKTLKVAFYHAAKDEVTIHFITLPKQSTVGDVLNDLKTKVELSRPDAELRLLEAFHHKIYKIFPLNDRIVNINDKYWTLRAEEIPEEEKNLDPHSRLIPVYHFMKDTAQNQAQIQNFGEPFFLVIHEGERLAKVKARIQKKLQVSDEAFSKWKFAFLSLGHPEYLQDSDIVFNRFQKIDVYGSWEQYLGLEHSDTPTSATPGIFSFGASSSASSTNAVNASSRVSPSPFAFGASSASSQTSSTAGIFGSNWQAPKSPGFSSPFSSATPTAFAFGASSSFFTAPTTTAVAFGSAPITPSGPAFSFGSTLTNSSSQAIFGYSTTPFTAPPGKNNQMKSKEGSMAKDAMHASSPAISFGQPSVSPSPVGFMFGSTPSPFQFGGQQSQPAAQNPSPFAASGILGAGGSFSLSSNVPNKSGRKILKVNRNKNRRK; translated from the exons ATGCCATTTACTCAATTCAAG GAGGAAGTTGCTAAGGCATTTGGTATACCGGTGCAATTTCAACGTTACTGGCTATGGGCAAAACGCCAGAACCACACTTATCGGCCTGATCGTGCATTGACAGCTCAAGAGGAAATTCAATCT GTTGGTGAACTGAGAGAGGTTTCAAATAAATGGAACAGTGCTGAGCTAAAACTTTTTCTGGAAGTAGAATTATGCCTG GATTTGCGACCTTTGGCTCCACCAGGGAAGCCGAAGGAAGAAATACTTCTATTTTTCAAACTTTATGACCCTCTGAAAGAGAACATAAG GTATGTTGGACGGCTTTTTGTAAAAGGAAGTGGCAAGCCGCTGGAGATATTAGCAAAGCTAAATGAGTTGGCTGGCTATTCTTGTGATGAAGAAATTGAACTTTTCGAG GAAATAACATTTGAACCAAATGTGATGTGTGAACACATTAACAAGAATCTGACTTTTCGTGGCTGTCAG CTAGAAGATGGAGATATTATTTGCTTTCAGAAATCTCTTCGAAAGCAAGGCAATGAACTATATCGCTTTCCAGAGGTTCCTTCATTTTTGGAGTACGTGCACAATCGCCAG GTTGTTCGTTTTCGCTCATTGGAGAAATCCACGGAGGACGAGTTCAGTCTTGAGTT GTCAAAGCAAAACAACTATGATGAAGTTGTTGAATGCTTAGCTCGCCATCTTCCCTTGGATGACCCATCAAAAGTAAGGCTTACATCACATAACTGCTATTCACAGCAGCCAAAACCTCAGCCAATCAGTTATCGTGGAGTTGATCGTCTCACAGAAATGCTCAGTCAACACAATCAG ACTTCAGATATTCTGTATTATGAAGTCCTGGATATTCCTTTACCAGAGCTGCAGGGCTTAAAAACTCTCAAAGTTGCTTTTTATCATGCTGCCAAAGATGAA GTGACTATCCATTTTATCACATTGCCAAAACAAAGTACCGTAGGAGATGTTCTTAATGACCTGAAAACAAAG GTTGAATTGTCACGGCCGGATGCTGAACTAAGGTTGCTGGAAGCTTTTCACCACAAGATATATAAG ATTTTTCCCCTTAATGATaggattgtgaacataaatgataaatactGGACGCTACGTGCAGAGGAG ATTCCTGAAGAGGAGAAAAACCTTGATCCTCATAGTCGCTTAATTCCTGTTTATCATTTTATGAAGGACACAGCTCAAAATCAAGCA CAAATACAGAACTTTGGTGAGCCCTTTTTCCTGGTTATTCATGAGGGTGAGAGATTGGCCAAAGTTAAAGCTCGCATTCAGAAAAAATTGCAGGTTTCAGATGAGGCGTTTTCAAAG TGGAAATTTGCATTTTTATCCCTGGGTCATCCCGAGTACCTTCAGGACTCAGATATTGTGTTCAACCGTTTTCAG AAAATAGATGTGTATGGTTCTTGGGAGCAGTACCTTGGATTAGAGCACAGTGATACCCCCACTAGTGCTACCCCCGGCATATTTAGTTTTGGTGCTAGCTCTTCAGCTTCGTCAACAAATGCTGTCAATGCCAGCAGCAGAGTCAGTCCTAGTCCATTTGCTTTTGGTGCCAGTTCTGCCTCTTCACAAACTTCCAGTACTGCTGGAATTTTCGGTTCCAATTGGCAGGCCCCAAAGTCTCCAGGCTTCAGTTCCCCATTTAGTTCTGCTACCCCTACTGCGTTTGCATTTGGAGCATCTTCGTCCTTTTTTACTGCTCCAACCACCACAGCGGTGGCCTTTGGATCAGCACCCATTACCCCTAGTGGACCAGCCTTTtcatttggttcaactttgaccAACTCGTCTTCGCAGGCCATATTTGGTTACTCTACTACTCCTTTTACTGCGCCCCCTGGGAAAAATAACCAGATGAAGTCAAAGGAAGGCAGCATGGCTAAGGACGCTATGCATGCATCTTCCCCTGCAATTTCATTTGGTCAACCTTCTGTCTCCCCCTCTCCAGTTGGTTTCATGTTTGGTTCAACACCTAGTCCATTCCAGTTTGGTGGCCAGCAGAGTCAGCCTGCGGCCCAGAATCCATCTCCATTTGCAGCATCAGGCATTTTAGGTGCTGGAGGAAGTTTCTCATTGAGTAGCAATGTTCCTAACAAATCAGGTCGAAAGATCCTCAAAGTTAATAGAAATAAGAACAGAAGGAAGTGA
- the LOC132060574 gene encoding uncharacterized protein LOC132060574, which yields MKGNQSLLKKFGETLSKGAMIWYHNLPEHSIDSFAMLADAFVKAHAGAIKVETRKSDLFNVKQRDDETLREYQSKIRVEDDKILRAASVSWHSGKGNDRSRRTTDRDSRPSYDRYQPYPPDRRGNGRNSESSKNDRRNDRRNDRGPSNRGLMNRNVVDRTSRNREIPRLSEYNFCVDVATIAAAVIRNRETRHPRPIQSDPEKRDKSLICKYHHTHGHRTEDCRLREEVARLFNLGHLREFLSERAKTHFKNVDANKQDRPEEPQQVIHMIMGGTDVPLGPVVKRTKIFITREKRIRNDDPDGPISFSDEDMEGSSANIIRWRVIEQLGLLDQIVPAIRVLNGFNMACETTKGEITLPINTAGTTQQTKFYVIEGDMGYNALLGRPWIHLMKAVPSTMHQALKFPTPEGIKTIHGEQQAAKKMFAVEESVKTTKIPDWNEGESAK from the exons ATGAAAGGGAATCAGTCTTTGCTTAAGAAATTTGGGGAAACTTTGTCCAAGGGAGCAATGATATGGTATCATAACTTGCCCGAACATTCAATTGATTCATTTGCCATGCTCGCGGATGCTTTTGTCAAAGCTCACGCCGGAGCCATCAAGGTCGAAACCCGAAAATCGGACTTGTTCAACGTTAAGCAGCGAGATGACGAAACCCTTCGCGA GTATCAATCAAAGATCAGGGTCGAAGATGATAAGATTCTGAGAGCCGCCTCAGTATCATGGCATTCCGGTAAAGGGAATGATCGATCGAGGAGAACGACAGATCGAGATTCCAGACCATCATATGACAGGTATCAACCTTACCCACCTGATCGAAGGGGGAATGGGCGCAACAGCGAATCGAGCAAGAACGATAGGAGGAATGATCGAAGGAACGATCGAGGCCCAAGTAATCGTGGACTGATGAACAGAAATGTTGTCGATAGAACCTCGAGAAATAGAGAAATTCCAAGGTTATCCGAGTATAATTTCTGCGTCGATGTAGCGACCATAGCAGCGGCCGTTATCCGTAACAGAGAAACGAGGCACCCAAGGCCAATCCAATCTGATCCAGAGAAGCGGGATAAAAGCCTTATTTGCAAATACCATCACACTCACGGCCATCGAACCGAAGATTGTCGGCTGAGAGAGGAGGTTGCCCGTCTGTTTAATTTGGGACACCTTCGAGAATTTCTAAGTGAACGAGCAAAAACTCACTTCAAGAACGTGGACGCCAACAAGCAAGATAGACCGGAAGAGCCTCAGCAAGTGATACACATGATCATGGGAGGAACGGACGTTCCCCTGGGGCCGGTAGTGAAACgcaccaaaattttcataacaagAGAAAAGCGTATTCGGAATGATGACCCCGACGGTCCCATCTCGTTCAGTGACGAGGACATGGAAG gtagctcggctAATATCATCCGATGGAGAGTCATCGAGCAGCTGGGACTACTAGATCAGATCGTGCCAGCAATACGAGTCCTCAACGGATTCAACATGGCCTGCGAAACGACGAAGGGTGAGATCACCTTACCGATCAACACGGCAGGAACTACGCAGCAGACCAAATTTTATGTGATAGAGGGAGACATGGGATACAATGCATTGTTGGGAAGACCGTGGATTCACCTCATGAAAGCGGTCCCCTCAACTATGCATCAGGCGTTGAAATTCCCGACCCCAGAGGGGATCAAAACCATTCATGGTGAGCAACAGGCCGCAAAGAAAATGTTCGCGGTCGAAGAATCTGTTAAGACGACAAAGATACCAGATTGGAACGAAGGGGAAAGTgccaaatag